A single window of Pectobacterium parmentieri DNA harbors:
- a CDS encoding pectate lyase: protein MKRFALSLLAGLVALQASAATPDRLTTVNQYVDNVLAKAGDHYHGQSPTPLLADGVDPRTGKQMEWIFPDGRQAVLSNFSAQQNLMRVLVGLSNLSGNPSYKQRAEAIVKYHFQHYQDESGLLIWGGHRFVDLKTLQPEGPSEKEMVHELKNAYPYYDLMFSVDKEATARFIRGFWNAHVYDWKIMETSRHGKYGQKIGALWQSPFEQQPPFFATKGLSFLNAGNDLIYSASLLYKYNKEDGALIWAKRLAQQYVLPRDKATGLGVYQFTQALKRDETTDDADTHSKYGDRAQRQFGPEFGPTALEGNMMLKGRTSTIYSENALMQLQLGKDLGAEGKELLTWTTDGLKAFAKYAYNESDNTFRPMLANGKDLSNYVLPRDGYYGKKGTVLKPYPADNSFLLSYARAYTVSPDTELWRVARGIARAQGLGELGSAPGKDVKVDLATKNSDPYALFALLDLYQASKVKDYLSLAEKVGDNIISTRYKNGFFMAEPNRQYADVDTIEPYALLALEAAIRNQPQSVAPFLNGAGFTEGGYRMEDGSTRVSTRDNELFLLNVGETLKPNNKK, encoded by the coding sequence ATGAAAAGATTTGCTCTGTCGCTCCTTGCTGGTCTGGTCGCTTTACAGGCCAGCGCCGCCACACCAGACCGTCTCACCACCGTCAATCAGTATGTTGACAACGTGCTAGCGAAAGCGGGTGACCATTATCACGGTCAATCGCCCACGCCACTGCTTGCTGACGGTGTCGATCCTCGCACTGGCAAACAGATGGAGTGGATCTTCCCTGATGGTCGTCAGGCCGTGCTGTCCAACTTCTCCGCTCAGCAGAACCTAATGCGCGTGCTGGTCGGGCTCAGTAATCTGAGCGGTAATCCCAGCTATAAGCAGCGTGCTGAAGCGATAGTGAAATATCACTTCCAACATTATCAGGATGAGAGCGGCCTGCTGATTTGGGGCGGCCACCGTTTCGTTGATTTAAAAACGCTGCAACCGGAAGGCCCCAGTGAAAAAGAGATGGTGCATGAGTTGAAAAATGCCTATCCCTACTACGATTTGATGTTCAGCGTCGATAAAGAGGCGACCGCGCGCTTTATTCGCGGCTTCTGGAATGCGCACGTTTATGACTGGAAGATCATGGAAACCAGCCGTCACGGTAAATACGGGCAAAAAATAGGCGCACTCTGGCAAAGCCCGTTTGAGCAACAGCCGCCCTTCTTCGCGACCAAGGGTCTTAGCTTCCTGAATGCCGGTAACGATCTGATCTATTCCGCTTCCTTACTGTATAAATACAATAAAGAAGATGGCGCACTGATCTGGGCAAAACGTCTGGCGCAGCAGTATGTGCTACCACGGGATAAAGCAACCGGACTTGGCGTATATCAGTTTACGCAGGCGCTGAAGCGCGATGAAACCACCGATGATGCCGATACGCATTCCAAATACGGCGATCGCGCCCAGCGTCAATTTGGCCCAGAGTTCGGCCCAACGGCGCTGGAAGGCAATATGATGCTGAAAGGACGCACCAGCACAATCTATTCCGAAAATGCGCTCATGCAACTCCAACTGGGTAAAGATTTAGGCGCGGAAGGCAAAGAATTACTGACGTGGACAACCGATGGCCTCAAGGCCTTTGCTAAATATGCCTACAACGAGTCCGATAACACCTTCCGTCCGATGCTCGCTAACGGCAAAGATCTCTCCAACTACGTCCTGCCGCGTGACGGTTACTACGGTAAAAAAGGCACCGTACTCAAACCTTATCCTGCGGATAACTCATTCTTGCTCTCGTATGCTCGCGCCTACACCGTTTCACCGGATACCGAGTTGTGGCGTGTTGCACGCGGCATCGCTCGCGCCCAAGGGTTGGGTGAATTAGGTTCAGCACCGGGCAAGGACGTCAAAGTAGATCTCGCAACAAAGAACAGTGATCCTTATGCCCTGTTTGCGCTACTGGATCTGTATCAGGCTAGCAAAGTGAAGGACTATTTGTCGCTGGCGGAAAAAGTGGGCGATAACATTATCAGTACGCGTTATAAAAACGGCTTCTTCATGGCCGAGCCCAACAGGCAATATGCTGATGTCGACACCATCGAGCCTTACGCGCTGTTAGCGTTGGAAGCCGCGATACGTAATCAACCGCAGTCCGTTGCTCCGTTCCTGAATGGTGCAGGCTTCACCGAAGGCGGTTACCGCATGGAAGATGGTTCAACCCGCGTGTCTACGCGCGATAACGAACTCTTCCTGCTAAATGTTGGTGAGACATTAAAGCCAAACAACAAGAAATAA